The following are from one region of the Ischnura elegans chromosome 12, ioIscEleg1.1, whole genome shotgun sequence genome:
- the LOC124169778 gene encoding tRNA N(3)-methylcytidine methyltransferase METTL6 yields the protein MTHEEAMCARGRVLTEEEENVLARQNTLLVSNFKAEKLEQEAKRNWDLFYKRNSANFFKDRHWTTREFQELVKGGDTGTRRLLEIGCGVGNFIFPLLEDGGDFFVYACDISPRAIDFVKKNDKYDGNNMLAFQADATTSDISDVVESDTLDIVTLIFVLSSIHPEKHTLVMRNALKVLKPGGILLFRDYGLHDMAQLRFKPGQKIAENFYVRQDGTRAYYFSSVYLAHLAREVGFDIISCDYIHRRTSNVKEGIDVPRIFLQAKLSRSRS from the exons ATGACACACGAGGAAGCCATGTGCGCACGTGGTCGGGTACTtacagaggaggaggaaaacgTTCTTGCACGACAAAATACCCTACTTGTGTCTAATTTTAAAGCTGAAAAATTAGAGCAGGAAGCTAAAAGAAATTGGGACTTGTTCTATAAACGTAACTCTGCTAATTTCTTTAAAGATAGACATTGGACTACGAGGGAATTTCAGGAGTTGGTGAAAGGAGGTGATACTGGTACAAGGAGGCTATTAGAAATAGGATGTGGCGtgggaaactttatttttccattgctagAAGATGGTGGGGATTTCTTCGTGTATGCATGTGATATATCTCCCAGAGCGATTGACTTCGTCAAGAAAAATGATAAGTACGACGGCAACAACATGCTAGCCTTTCAGGCTGATGCCACTACCAGTGACATAAGCGACGTGGTTGAATCAGATACCCTGGACATAGTTACACTAATATTTGTGCTGTCCAGCATTCACCCTGAAAAGCATACTCTGGTCATGAGAAATGCCCTGAAAGTCCTGAAACCTGGAGGGATTTTATTATTCCGGGACTATGGGCTTCATGATATGGCCCAATTGAGGTTCAAGCCTGGCCAGAAGATAGCTGAGAACTTCTATGTGAGGCAGGATGGGACGAG GGCATATTACTTTTCTAGTGTTTACCTGGCTCACTTGGCCCGCGAAGTTGGCTTTGACATCATTTCCTGTGATTACATCCATCGTAGGACGTCCAATGTGAAGGAAGGCATTGACGTCCCACGTATATTTCTTCAAGCGAAGCTATCACGTTCACGATCTTA A